The following proteins come from a genomic window of Zonotrichia leucophrys gambelii isolate GWCS_2022_RI chromosome 4, RI_Zleu_2.0, whole genome shotgun sequence:
- the LOC135447426 gene encoding interleukin-8-like produces the protein MDGKSVAVTLVLCLVSMAGSEGKALEKTDERGSQCQCISTHSKFIPPKTIQDVRLRQRGPHCKHVEIIATLRDGREVCVEPAAPWIRLTVKTLLARAKDNVESPVKEKSRKNKPWISARM, from the exons ATGGATGGCAAATCTGTTGCTGTCACTTTGGTTCTCTGCTTGGTCTCAATGGCAGGGTCAGAAg GTAAGGCCCTGGAGAAGACCGATGAAAGAGGCTCCCAATGCCAGTGCATAAGCACTCATTCCAAGTTCATCCCTCCCAAGACTATTCAGGATGTGAGATTAAGACAAAGAGGACCTCACTGCAAACATGTGGAAATCAT AGCTACGCTGAGAGATGGCAGGGAAGTGTGCGTGGAGCCCGCTGCACCCTGGATCCGGCTCACTGTAAAGActctgctggccag GGCCAAGGACAATGTTGAGTCACCAGTCAAAGAAAAGTCAAGGAAGAATAAACCTTGGATTTCTGCAAGGATGTGA
- the LOC135447374 gene encoding interleukin-8-like produces MIGKTAAAVLILLLISALGAQGEAVPRSAIELRCQCISTHSKFIHPKFIQNVNLTPSGPHCKNVEVIATLRNGREVCLEPSAPWVKLIIKTILDK; encoded by the exons ATGATTGGCAAGACTGCGGCTGCTGTGCTGATCCTGCTCCTGATCTCAGCACTTGGAGCACAAG gtgagGCGGTGCCACGCTCAGCCATCGAACTCCGGTGCCAGTGCATAAGCACCCATTCCAAGTTCATCCATCCCAAGTTCATCCAAAACGTGAACCTCACCCCCAGCGGACCTCACTGCAAGAATGTTGAAGTCAT AGCTACCCTGAGAAATGGCAGAGAAGTGTGCCTGGAGCCCAGTGCTCCCTGGGTGAAGCTGATCATCAAGACAATTCTGGACAAGTGA